A section of the Scylla paramamosain isolate STU-SP2022 chromosome 33, ASM3559412v1, whole genome shotgun sequence genome encodes:
- the LOC135089645 gene encoding phenoloxidase-activating factor 2-like, with protein sequence MRQLAVLVAVVALVAAVPRERRQTKEYAPCKDGAGVCVPYYLCKDGQIVMDGTGIIDIRIGDPTKKNSQDCISYLDVCCGQGSIIESTTTTTTTTTTTEAPAVTTPAPFQAFCGKRNPEGIDVRIQGFKNNQAQYAEFPWMAAVLHKKFGDKPVNLYVCGGSLIHPSIVLTAAHCVARYGHSTELYVRLGEWDTQKEYEPYPHQDIAVDVVVIHPDFHPGNLANDFALLHLAKPAKIAKNVGIICLEKINYLTTNYTCVVAGWGKDKFGKEGVYQNVLKTVNLPYVNRGDCQNSLRYTRLGKYFKLHESFLCAGGEEGKDSCSGDGGSPLMCQNSDSGSYVQAGIVAWGIGCGTGGVPGVYADVSYAFEWITTEADKLAEGNGAGDGASGGDGGGADGGAGDGGDGGAGDGGDGGAGDGGAGDGGAGDGGAGDGGSGGAGGGNGGGNGNGGGSTHGYGR encoded by the exons ATGCGACAGCTGGCAGTCCTCGTCGCTGTGGTGGCCCTCGTCGCCGCTGTGCCCAGGGAGCGGCGCCAGACGAAGGAGTATGCTCCGTGCAAGGACGGCGCGGGCGTGTGCGTGCCCTACTACCTGTGCAAGGACGGCCAAATCGTGATGGACGGCACAGGAATCATTGACATCAG gATTGGAGACCCCACCAAAAAGAACTCCCAGGACTGCATCAGCTACCTGGACGTGTGCTGTGGTCAGGGCTCGATCATtgagtccaccaccaccacgaccaccaccaccaccaccaccgaggcCCCCGCCGTCACCACCCCCGCGCCCTTCCAGGCCTTCTGCGGCAAGAGGAACCCCGAAGGCATTGATGTCAGGATCCAAGggtttaag AACAACCAGGCCCAGTACGCAGAGTTCCCCTGGATGGCCGCCGTGCTGCACAAGAAGTTCGGCGACAAGCCAGTGAACCTGTACGTGTGCGGCGGCTCGCTCATCCATCCGTCCATCGTGCTTACGGCGGCCCACTGCGTCGCGCGCTACGGCCACAGCACCGAGCTGTACGTGCGCTTGGGTGAATGGGACACACAGAAGGAATACGAGCCGTACCCTCACCAGGACATCGCCGTGGATGTTGTCGTGATCCATCCAGATTTCCACCCGGGTAACCTCGCTAACGACTTCGCCCTCCTGCACCTCGCCAAGCCAGCTAAGATCGCCAAGAACGTTGGGATTATTTGTCTGGAGAAGATCAACTACCTGACAACTAACTACACGTGCGTGGTGGCGGGCTGGGGCAAGGACAAGTTCGGAAAGGAGGGCGTGTACCAGAATGTACTCAAGACTGTCAACCTGCCGTACGTGAACCGCGGGGACTGCCAGAACAGCCTGCGCTACACTCGGCTCGGTAAATACTTCAAGCTGCACGAATCATTCCTGTGCGCAGGCGGAGAGGAGGGCAAGGACTCCTGCAGCGGCGACGGAGGCTCTCCACTCATGTGTCAGAACTCAGACTCCGGCAGCTACGTCCAGGCGGGCATAGTGGCGTGGGGCATTGGCTGCGGAACCGGCGGCGTCCCTGGGGTGTACGCTGATGTGTCTTACGCCTTTGAATGGATCACTACAGAGGCAGACAAGCTGGCGGAGGGGAATGGCGCTGGtgatggtgctagtggtggtgatggtggtggtgctgatggtggtgctggtgatggtggtgatggtggtgctggtgatggtggtgatggtggtgctggtgatggtggtgctggtgatggtggtgctggtgatggtggtgctggtgatggtggtagtggtggtgctggtggtggtaacggAGGCGGTAACGGTAACGGAGGCGGCTCCACCCATGGGTATGGTCGGTAA